From one Nycticebus coucang isolate mNycCou1 chromosome 14, mNycCou1.pri, whole genome shotgun sequence genomic stretch:
- the CCDC89 gene encoding coiled-coil domain-containing protein 89, giving the protein MPMPQGRQALRMETATPEEPLDKQNETLDNQEGMEFKELEGLKEALANLRGLSEEEKSEKAMLCSRIQEQSQLICILKRRSDDALERCQILEMLNTELEEKRMQEEEKLRAKTEHAQKLEERFMTLAANHEMMIRFKDEHKSQNVQLREENAKLRLENSSLFSQALKDEKAKVLELTAGSEALTKELETLKQRCAQDACQAQAREKELLELQSQQACTHAEERQRLRSQLQSLKQQHQQAMEQMAKAEEMHSSLSQELQARLHTVTREKEELLKLSMERGKVLQNKQAEIRLLEEKLETADVARRHALERFEQEAVAVDSNLRVRELQRKVDGIQKAYDELRLQSEAFKKHSLDLLTKERELNAKLRHLFP; this is encoded by the coding sequence ATGCCTATGCCTCAGGGAAGGCAGGCTCTCAGAATGGAAACCGCAACCCCTGAGGAGCCCTTAGATAAGCAAAATGAAACACTGGACAACCAGGAAGGGATGGAATTTAAGGAACTGGAGGGTCTGAAGGAAGCGCTGGCAAATCTCCGAGGACTGTCTGAGGAGGAGAAGAGTGAAAAGGCGATGCTTTGCTCCCGCATCCAAGAGCAATCTCAGCTCATCTGCATCCTGAAGCGGAGGTCAGATGACGCCCTAGAGCGCTGCCAGATTCTGGAGATGCTCAACACAGAGCTGGAGGAGAAGAGGATGCAGGAGGAAGAGAAGCTGAGGGCCAAGACTGAACAtgcccagaagctggaggagcGCTTTATGACCCTGGCAGCCAACCATGAGATGATGATCCGTTTCAAAGATGAGCACAAGAGTCAGAACGTccagctgagggaggagaatgcgaagctgaggctggagaacaGCAGCCTCTTCAGCCAGGCTCTGAAGGATGAGAAGGCCAAAGTACTGGAGCTCACTGCCGGGAGCGAGGCTCTCACCAAGGAGCTGGAGACTCTGAAACAGAGGTGTGCTCAGGATGCCTGCCAGGCACAGGCTCGTGAGAAGGAGCTGCTGGAGCTACAGAGCCAGCAGGCCTGCACCCACGCAGAGGAGAGACAGCGGCTGCGCAGCCAGCTGCAAAGCCTCAAGCAGCAGCACCAGCAAGCCATGGAGCAAATGGCAAAGGCTGAGGAGATGCATAGCAGCCTGAGCCAGGAGCTGCAGGCCAGGCTGCACACAGTCACTCGGGAGAAAGAGGAGCTGCTGAAGCTGTCCATGGAAAGGGGCAAGGTGCTTCAGAACAAGCAGGCAGAGATCCGCCTGCTGGAGGAGAAGTTGGAGACAGCAGATGTGGCCAGAAGGCATGCACTAGAGCGGTTTGAGCAAGAGGCAGTGGCTGTAGACAGCAACTTGAGAGTTCGGGAGCTTCAGCGCAAAGTGGATGGAATCCAGAAGGCTTATGATGAACTCAGGCTGCAGTCAGAAGCCTTCAAAAAGCACAGCCTGGATCTTTTAACCAAGGAGAGAGAACTCAATGCCAAACTTCGCCATCTCTTCCCATAA